The Acidiferrobacter thiooxydans sequence CCTGAGGAGGGGTCCATGAAGACGATGAAGAAACACGTGCGTCACGTTCTGACGCTGGTGGGTTTTTGGATGTGGGCGCCGGCGGCATTCGCCTACAGCTTCGGCGGGGGCTCGTACGGCGGTGGGGGTTATGGGGGAGTCGGCAGCTCGGGCGTGACGCCGGGCGGTGGCGTGAATCTCAATACGGCGTTGACCGGTGCCGATACGACGATCCTGCTTGTCAAGGGCGTGGTGATCGATGTGGCGACGTTGTTGGGCATCGTCTTGATGATGACCGGGATCATCAAGTTCACCAAGGAGCGCTCGCAGGGCGAAAACCATCACGTTGCGGCGATGAAGCACATTGCCGCCGGCGCACTGCTGGCCTCGATCGGCGTGGCGCTGATGATGTTCGTGAACGCCATTTATACCTGATGATCGAGCTCGTGCTCTCCGTGAAGCCCGGGGCCTTCCGTGAGGAGGATCCGGATCACGATCAGGCGGACCGCGCCTTTCAGGCCGTGCGGCTCCTGGCCTTCGAGCGCGACCAGGGGGTGTGCCAGGGCTGTGGTCTGATGACCCAGGCGCAGTCCGGGCGCACCGGGTATTTCGAGATCCATCACCGGGATAACGATCATGGTAACAACGATCTCGGGAACCTCGTGACCGTCTGCCCCTTCTGCCATGCGGTCTTCCATTTTGGGCTGGCGCATGTGCAAGGACGGGGGTTTTTCGTGCCCGCACGGGGCCTGACCCAACGCGCCCTGCATCGCCTCTTGCTCCTTATGTGGGCGGAAAGCTTTCAGGCGGATCCGCTGTGCCAATCGGCGGCCACTGCCGTGCGCGACTGGATCGATCAGGGCGTGACGCGCATGGCGCATCCGGACTATCAGGCCTGGGCCGATGGGGCGGCGATTGCCAACGCCTTGCGGGAGGCCCTGCAGAAGCAGGACGCGGGGCGCGCGCAGCGCCTGCAGGCGGGACTCTCGCAATTGCTTCTGGTCCCCCATCTCGAGGCGGCCGCGTATCGCAATGCCCTGCGTCACTGGTCCCAGGCGCTCGCCACCCGCTGGACGCCCGGGCGCGTCACGCGGTTTCTCGCGGAGGTTCCGTGACGGCGCGCGTCGGCGCCTTGCTGCTCGACCATCCCGATAATCGCGCGGTGGCCGGATGGGCGGCGCTCGCCGGATCGGAGGCCGTGCGCGTGGAGTCTTTCAGTGGGCTCCTCACCGCGCCCGACATCATCTGGTGGACCAATGCCGATGACCGGGTGCTGAGTACCTTGTCGCTCCCGTCGCGGTTCCTCGCCGAAAACACCTTTGGTCCCCATATGGCCCAGATCCTCGAGGGGTGGGGAATCGACATGGTGGTCCTCACGGCGGCCGAGGCGCGGGATCGGGGTGTGAGCAAGACCTTTGCCCTGGCACGCGATCCGGAATCCGCGGCCACCTGGGCGGCACTCTTTGCCGCCCGCGTGCCCCTGGTAACCCAGGTGCCGCTCGGATGCGCGTCCTATGTGAAGCAGGTCCTGAGCGCGGCCCGCAGTGGCCCGCCGGCCCGGGTCACGACCGCCTTGCGGCGCCTGGTGACCGATGAGGCGGAGTATTTCTCCAAAACGGCGGAGCGGTTTCCTCAGGGGGCCACGGTGCGGGCCTTCGCGTTGCCGTACGCGGCGGTCGCGCAGCACCTGGTCCGCTATCACGACGACCTCATCGCCTATCCTCGCGGGAACTGGCGGGCGGTGCGGCTGGCGCCCGATATCACCCGCGAGGAGCTCTTGACCCTGCAAAAGCCCTTGTTGGTGCGCGCCCAGGTCGAGCTCCCCGAGCGGGTCGCGAAACTCGTGGTTCTGGGGTCGGGTGCCAAGGTCGGGCTGCGCGAGTGGTTTGCCTTGCCGGAACTGGCTCTGTTGATTGGGATCGGCGCCAAGGTCGAGGTGATGCGGGGCGCGTGGCAGGCCGAGGATCAGGAGATCATTCCCACGGACGCGCCCCATCTTCTACGGGATGGGGCGTTGAGCGCCAGCGTGGCCCTCCTGGCCGCCCGCCAGGCCATGGGGCGCGACCACAAGGGCCGCCCCACACCGGGTTTGTTGTGGCTTCGCGGGATCGATCGGTCACATACGCTCTTCGCCGGTTTGGCCCTGTCGAAAACGGTGAGCGAGACCTTGAAGCGATCCGCGCCCCTTTTTGGATTCTATCTCGGCAACGTGTGGCTGACGCTGAAAGACCTGTTCGATGACGAGGAGGAGGCGCTCCACACGGCAGCCTTGCAAAGCGGGTTCCTGCCCCGCGGCACGCCGTTGTGTCCCGGAGCCATAGAGGCCGCCGGGATCGCGCCGCTTACGCGCTGGGTGGCGGGTTTGCGATTGGCGGGACCGTTGCTTGCGCAAACGGTCGATGCCCTGGGGCTCACGGCGACCAGGGAGGAGTCGGAGGCCGTGCAGGATCTGTTGGCGCGTGTGACGCCGGATCAGGCCATCGTGGCGGTCGCGGCCGCTTTTACGCTGACACCCGGATCGGTGTCGTGGGCGGACAATCTCGCCTTCTGGGAGACGCGCGCGCGGTCGGATCGATCCCTGGAAGGACTGGTGGGTTCGGCGCAACGCCTCTTGAAAGGATGTACGCCCGCGGTGCGGACGAAGGTCCAGACGACTTTGATGAGCCTTTGCCAAACCCATGCGGGAGGGCAGGTGCAGTCCGTGGTCTCGCGACTGGTACACGAAGAACGGAGGGCCTTGGGATGAAACTGATCATTGCGGAGAAGCCGTCACTGGCCAAGGGGATCGCGGAGGGGTTGGGCGGGGCCCGTCGCGGGGCCTTGTTCGAGGCGCGGGGGTACACCATCACCCATGCCTTCGGACACATCCTCGAGCAGGACGAGCCGGACGCGTATCTGCCCGCCGGCGTGCCCGTCAATCCCCGGACGGGGAAAAAGGTATGGCGTTTGGAGGATCTGCCCATCTACCCGGAGAAATGGGTCAAGCATCCCAAAAGAGAGGCCAAGGCCCAGCTCGCGATCATCAAGGACTTGCTCAAACAGGCAACGCTCGTGGTGAATGCCGGCGACCCGGATCGGGAGGGACAGCTGCTGATCGACGAGATCCTGGACTACTGCCGGTACAAGGGATCGGTGCAGCGGGTGTGGCTGGCATCGCTGGATGGCGTATCGGTCCAGAAGGCCTTTGCGCAATTGAAGGACAATCGTGCGTATCACCCCTTGAGCCAGGCGGCCGAGGCGCGGGCCCGCGCGGACTGGCTCGTGGGCATGAATTTGACGCGGGCGTGGACCATTGCCAATCGCGGGCTGTTGTCGGTCGGGCGCGTGCAGACGCCCACCTTGGCCTTGGTCGTCCGCCGGGATCGGGAGATCGAACAGTTCAAACCCCGCGATTATTGCGAGGTCCTGATCCATTGCCGGCACCCCAACGGGATGTTTGCGGCGAAGTGGAAACCGGCCTCCACCGAGGGCGCCGGATTCGACGAGGAAGGCCGGTTGACCGACCGGGCGCTCGCCGATGGGATCGCGCGCAAGGCGGTGGGGGCGGGGCAGGTCGCGCGTTACGAGAGCAAGGACAGTCGGGAGTCGGCCCCGCTGCCGTTTTCGTTGTCGTCGCTCCAGAAAGCGGCATCCGCTCAATGGGGGTTGAGTGCCAACGCGGTGCTGGAGGCCTGTCAGGCCTTGTATGAGAAGAAACTCA is a genomic window containing:
- a CDS encoding HNH endonuclease signature motif containing protein: MLSVKPGAFREEDPDHDQADRAFQAVRLLAFERDQGVCQGCGLMTQAQSGRTGYFEIHHRDNDHGNNDLGNLVTVCPFCHAVFHFGLAHVQGRGFFVPARGLTQRALHRLLLLMWAESFQADPLCQSAATAVRDWIDQGVTRMAHPDYQAWADGAAIANALREALQKQDAGRAQRLQAGLSQLLLVPHLEAAAYRNALRHWSQALATRWTPGRVTRFLAEVP